Proteins co-encoded in one Prunus persica cultivar Lovell chromosome G6, Prunus_persica_NCBIv2, whole genome shotgun sequence genomic window:
- the LOC18774277 gene encoding probable WRKY transcription factor 7 produces MAVDFMGYRNSSFSAKLEENAVQEAASGLESVEKLIRLLSQAQQNQHQDKYPSMVMDMDCRAVADVAVSKFKKVISLLGRTRTGHARFRRAPLTLTSGSSSSQNQAQTQETFVKQAPLESTKVYHATPIQQIPPPLHHHSTVLESTKDSSTTINFSYSATTSFMSSLTGDSDSKQPLSSSAFQITNMSQVSSVGKPPLSSASLKRKCSSDNLGSGKCGAGSSGRCHCSKKRKLRLKRVVRVPAISLKMADIPPDDYSWRKYGQKPIKGSPHPRGYYKCSSVRGCPARKHVERALDDPAMLVVTYEGEHNHSLSVAETSNLILESS; encoded by the exons ATGGCTGTAGATTTTATGGGTTATAGGAACAGCAGCTTCTCTGCGAAATTGGAAGAGAACGCGGTGCAAGAAGCAGCTTCTGGGCTCGAGAGCGTTGAGAAGCTTATTAGACTCTTGTCTCAGGCTCAGCAGAACCAGCACCAAGATAAGTACCCTTCCATGGTTATGGACATGGATTGTAGAGCCGTCGCGGACGTCGCCGTTTCCAAGTTCAAGAAGGTCATTTCTCTTCTGGGTCGTACCCGGACCGGCCATGCCCGCTTCCGGCGAGCACCTTTGACTTTGACTTctgggtcttcttcttctcaaaacCAAGCCCAAACCCAAGAGACCTTCGTCAAGCAAGCTCCTTTAGAGTCCACCAAGGTTTACCATGCGACCCCGATCCAGCAGATCCCGCCTCCTCTGCATCATCACAGTACTGTGCTTGAGAGCACCAAGGACTCCTCCACCACAATAAATTTCTCCTATTCAGCTACGACGTCGTTTATGTCGTCGTTGACTGGAGACTCCGACAGCAAGCAGCCATTGTCGTCTTCGGCTTTTCAAATTACCAACATGTCCCAGGTGTCTTCAGTTGGAAAGCCACCGCTTTCGTCAGCTTCGTTGAAGAGGAAGTGCAGTTCTGATAATTTGGGCTCTGGCAAGTGCGGTGCTGGGTCCTCCGGCCGCTGCCATTGCTCTAAGAAGAG AAAGCTGAGATTGAAAAGGGTTGTGAGAGTTCCAGCTATAAGCTTAAAGATGGCTGATATTCCACCTGATGATTACTCTTGGAGAAAGTATGGACAGAAACCCATTAAGGGATCTCCACATCCAAG GGGATACTATAAGTGCAGCAGTGTCAGAGGGTGCCCAGCTCGAAAACATGTAGAGAGAGCTCTCGATGATCCAGCAATGCTTGTAGTGACCTATGAAGGCGAGCACAATCACTCTCTCTCAGTTGCAGAGACCTCCAATCTCATTCTAGAATCGTCTTAG